The Brassica napus cultivar Da-Ae chromosome C7, Da-Ae, whole genome shotgun sequence genome has a segment encoding these proteins:
- the LOC111207685 gene encoding auxin-responsive protein SAUR50, translating to MSQRGPTMKLNPQLALPFWLPPSPSKHMHMSSYPSLSTHTRVCTATYIYKIFIYKYMHLNSSIPISFPTLSILSNTTKSFSLSITQRQMAIMKKSSKVTQTAMLKKILKRCSSLGKKNGGEYDEDFLPLDVPKGHFPVYVGDNRSRYIVPVSFLTHPEFQSLLRRAEEEFGFDHDMGLTIPCDELVFQNLTSMIR from the coding sequence ATGTCACAAAGAGGACCAACAATGAAATTAAATCCACAGCTGGCTTTGCCATTTTGGCTCCCACCTTCTCCTTCTAAACATATGCACATGTCTTCATATCCTTCTCTCTCTACACACACAAGAGTATGTACAGCCACATACATATACAAAatctttatttataaatatatgcaCCTCAACTCCTCAATACCCATCTCCTTCCCAACTCTCTCTATCCTTTCAAACACAACAAAAAGCTTTTCTCTCTCAATAACCCAAAGACAAATGGCCATAATGAAGAAATCTTCAAAAGTAACTCAGACGGCAATGCTGAAGAAGATTCTAAAGAGATGCTCGAGCTTGGGAAAGAAGAATGGAGGAGAATACGATGAAGATTTCCTCCCACTAGACGTACCAAAGGGGCACTTTCCTGTCTATGTCGGAGATAACAGAAGCAGATACATTGTCCCAGTCTCCTTCTTGACTCACCCTGAGTTCCAATCTCTCTTAAGACGAGCTGAGGAAGAGTTTGGATTTGACCACGATATGGGTCTCACCATTCCTTGTGATGAACTTGTCTTCCAGAACCTTACCTCAATGATCCGATGA